A genomic window from Flavobacterium johnsoniae includes:
- a CDS encoding S10 family peptidase, with translation MKKTLISFLLVGFLTAYAQESKPDSKPKTPSAKEENSPANLTFNPDSQVTTNHTTTIKGQKVSYKATAGTMPVWDEDGKAMAGLFYTYYERSDVKDSDSRPLVISFNGGPGSASVWMEIAYTGPKLLNIDEEGYPLQPYGIKENPYSILDIADIVFVNPVNTAYSRATSKDIPASKFFGTNADIKYLADWINGFVTRSNRWASPKYLIGESYGTTRVSGLALQLQNNQWMYLNGVILVSPTDLGITRGVVSNAALKLPYFAATAWYHKALSSDLQNKDLTDMLPEVENFTINELLPAISKGGSLEEQKRKEIAAKMAHYSGISEKVILQNNLDVPNDYFWKELLRDKGYTVGRLDSRYKGIDRKDSGDSPDFNAELTSWLHSFTPSINMYLRNNLNYKTDFKYNMFGSVHPWDRSNDKTGENLRQAMAQNPYLHVMVQSGYYDGACDYFNAKYDLWQMDPSGRLNDRMSWKGYRSGHMMYLRKADLETANEDIRTFIKQSLPKVGEPAKY, from the coding sequence ATGAAAAAAACATTAATTTCATTTCTTTTAGTTGGATTTTTAACTGCTTACGCTCAAGAATCAAAACCAGATTCAAAACCGAAAACACCTTCTGCAAAAGAAGAAAACTCACCTGCTAACCTTACTTTCAATCCAGATTCTCAAGTTACCACCAACCATACAACTACCATAAAAGGTCAAAAAGTTTCTTATAAAGCTACTGCAGGTACAATGCCTGTTTGGGATGAAGACGGAAAAGCAATGGCTGGATTATTCTATACTTATTATGAGCGTTCTGATGTAAAAGACAGCGATTCAAGACCTTTAGTGATTTCATTTAATGGTGGTCCAGGATCTGCTTCAGTTTGGATGGAGATTGCTTATACGGGTCCGAAATTGTTAAATATTGATGAAGAAGGATATCCTTTGCAACCTTACGGAATAAAAGAAAATCCTTATTCTATTTTAGATATTGCTGATATTGTTTTTGTAAATCCTGTAAATACTGCTTACTCAAGAGCGACAAGCAAAGATATACCTGCTTCAAAATTCTTTGGCACAAATGCCGACATTAAATACTTAGCCGATTGGATCAATGGTTTTGTAACCCGATCTAATCGTTGGGCTTCACCAAAATATCTAATTGGAGAAAGTTATGGTACAACAAGAGTTTCGGGCTTGGCGCTTCAATTGCAAAACAATCAATGGATGTATCTTAACGGAGTAATTTTAGTATCTCCTACTGATTTAGGAATCACTCGTGGAGTTGTTTCTAATGCTGCTCTTAAATTGCCATATTTTGCAGCTACTGCTTGGTATCATAAAGCACTTAGTTCAGATCTTCAAAACAAAGATTTAACTGATATGTTACCTGAAGTTGAGAATTTTACCATCAACGAACTTTTACCTGCTATTAGTAAAGGTGGATCTTTAGAAGAACAAAAAAGAAAAGAAATTGCTGCTAAAATGGCACATTATTCTGGTATTTCGGAGAAAGTTATTCTACAGAATAATTTAGATGTTCCTAATGATTATTTTTGGAAGGAACTGTTGAGAGATAAAGGTTATACAGTCGGAAGACTAGATTCAAGATACAAAGGTATTGATCGCAAAGATTCTGGTGATAGTCCAGATTTTAATGCAGAACTTACTTCTTGGTTGCATTCGTTTACGCCTTCTATCAATATGTATCTGCGCAATAATTTGAATTACAAAACTGATTTTAAATACAATATGTTTGGTTCTGTACATCCTTGGGACAGATCTAATGATAAAACAGGAGAAAATCTAAGACAGGCGATGGCACAAAATCCATATTTACATGTAATGGTGCAATCAGGATATTATGATGGTGCTTGTGACTATTTTAATGCGAAATATGATTTATGGCAAATGGATCCGAGCGGAAGACTAAACGATAGAATGTCATGGAAAGGTTACAGAAGCGGTCATATGATGTATTTAAGAAAAGCCGATTTAGAAACTGCAAATGAAGACATTAGAACATTTATAAAACAATCGTTGCCTAAAGTTGGCGAACCGGCAAAATATTGA
- a CDS encoding HipA family kinase translates to MKNNFDLRTVNVMRYITPLREGGSLPALAEADDDFKYVLKFRGAGHGVKALIAELVGGQIAKALKLQLPELVFANLDEAFGRTEADEEIQDLLQGSQGLNLALHFLSGAITFDPAVTTVDAKLASQIVWLDAYITNVDRTFKNTNMLIWHKELWLIDHGACLYFHHSWNNWEQHAKSPFALIKDHVLLPQASLLKEVDVEFKAILTPEILEEIVNTIPEDWLQWEDADETPERLRNVYLQFLKTRLENSEIFVNQAQNAR, encoded by the coding sequence ATGAAAAACAACTTCGATCTTAGAACAGTAAACGTCATGCGTTATATAACGCCGCTGCGCGAAGGCGGTTCTTTACCAGCTTTGGCAGAAGCCGATGACGACTTTAAATATGTATTAAAATTTAGAGGTGCCGGACACGGCGTAAAAGCCCTCATAGCAGAATTAGTTGGCGGACAAATTGCAAAAGCCTTAAAACTCCAATTACCAGAATTAGTATTCGCAAATCTCGACGAAGCTTTCGGAAGAACCGAAGCTGATGAAGAAATTCAGGATTTACTGCAAGGAAGTCAGGGATTAAATCTCGCACTTCACTTTTTATCAGGGGCAATAACTTTTGATCCTGCGGTAACGACTGTTGATGCAAAATTAGCATCGCAAATTGTTTGGCTGGATGCTTATATCACCAACGTAGACAGAACTTTTAAAAATACCAATATGCTGATTTGGCATAAAGAATTATGGCTTATTGATCACGGCGCTTGCTTGTATTTTCATCATTCTTGGAACAATTGGGAACAGCATGCTAAAAGTCCGTTTGCATTGATAAAAGATCACGTTTTATTGCCACAAGCTTCGCTTTTAAAAGAAGTTGATGTCGAGTTTAAAGCGATTTTAACACCAGAAATTTTAGAAGAAATTGTAAATACGATTCCAGAAGATTGGCTTCAATGGGAAGATGCAGATGAAACGCCGGAACGATTGAGAAACGTTTATTTGCAGTTCTTAAAAACAAGATTAGAGAATTCAGAAATATTTGTAAATCAGGCTCAAAATGCAAGATAA
- the darG gene encoding type II toxin-antitoxin system antitoxin DNA ADP-ribosyl glycohydrolase DarG → MLKFIKGNLLDSDAQALVNTVNTVGVMGKGIALQFKNQFPNNYKIYAKACKNNEFHIGELLVTEEESLLGGKKIIINFPTKTDWRKPSEYSYVEKGMIELVNVIKSRNIKSIAIPPLGAGNGGLDWDKVSRLMKYYLKDVDSEITIFQPNDAIEEVLKKERVKLTPARAMLLSVLFELVRNGEFVSEFAAEKIAYFLQKFGAKDNFKLEFSANFYGPYSGKVKHVLYYLNGSYITGYSSKDKKPFEEIALRANTENEIIDFLNLPENKKYKEITENTKSFLNGFYSSFGLELLSTIDFIIENKKTKSEETIIEHLEQWSERKKTFSKFINIAMKNFEKHNIHC, encoded by the coding sequence ATGCTCAAGTTTATAAAAGGAAACCTATTGGATAGCGATGCTCAAGCGTTAGTAAATACTGTAAACACAGTTGGCGTTATGGGTAAAGGAATTGCATTGCAATTTAAAAATCAATTTCCAAATAATTATAAAATCTACGCAAAGGCTTGTAAGAACAATGAGTTTCATATAGGAGAACTATTAGTAACTGAGGAGGAATCATTACTTGGAGGAAAAAAAATAATTATTAATTTTCCGACTAAGACTGATTGGAGAAAGCCTTCAGAGTATAGTTACGTAGAAAAAGGTATGATAGAACTTGTTAATGTTATTAAGAGTAGAAATATTAAATCTATTGCAATTCCTCCATTAGGAGCAGGAAATGGCGGTTTAGATTGGGATAAAGTGAGCCGATTAATGAAATATTATTTAAAGGATGTTGATTCTGAAATAACAATTTTTCAACCGAACGACGCAATAGAAGAAGTCCTAAAAAAGGAAAGGGTAAAGTTAACACCCGCAAGAGCAATGTTATTGTCTGTGCTTTTTGAATTGGTTAGAAATGGTGAATTTGTTTCAGAATTTGCTGCTGAAAAAATAGCTTACTTTTTGCAAAAATTTGGAGCAAAAGACAATTTTAAATTAGAATTTTCTGCAAATTTTTATGGTCCATATTCTGGGAAGGTTAAACATGTATTGTATTATTTGAATGGAAGTTATATAACAGGATACAGTTCTAAAGATAAAAAACCATTTGAAGAAATAGCACTTCGGGCTAATACTGAAAATGAAATTATAGATTTTCTAAATTTACCTGAGAATAAAAAATACAAAGAAATTACAGAGAATACTAAAAGTTTTTTAAATGGATTTTATTCTTCATTCGGATTAGAATTATTATCAACGATTGATTTTATTATTGAAAATAAAAAAACAAAATCAGAAGAAACTATAATAGAGCATCTAGAACAATGGAGCGAAAGAAAAAAAACGTTTTCTAAATTCATAAATATTGCAATGAAAAATTTTGAAAAACATAATATTCATTGTTAA
- a CDS encoding NAD(P)H-hydrate dehydratase produces MKSPNLITKEEILKIYKPVNPHAHKGTQGHAVIIAGSYGKVGAAVLASKACLKSGCGLVTTFIPKCGYQILQISIPEVMTVTDENTNFITNIHLPLIPQAVGIGPGIGKELGTQKALFEFLRINKAPLVLDADALNIISENLSWLELVPEDTILTPHPKELERLIGKWNSESEKFQKTIAFSEKYKVIVVMKGAPTFIINRTSVYENTTGNAALATAGSGDTLTGILTSLLAQGYEPKYASKFGVYLHGLTADLALPKTGYESFIASDIIKNLGKAFLSLEK; encoded by the coding sequence ATGAAGTCTCCGAATTTAATCACCAAAGAAGAAATCTTAAAAATTTACAAACCTGTAAATCCGCACGCACACAAAGGAACACAAGGTCACGCCGTAATTATCGCCGGTAGTTACGGAAAAGTAGGAGCGGCGGTTCTAGCCTCAAAAGCTTGCCTAAAATCAGGTTGCGGACTCGTGACGACTTTTATACCAAAATGCGGTTATCAGATTCTTCAAATCTCGATTCCCGAAGTAATGACCGTTACGGACGAAAACACCAATTTTATCACCAATATTCATTTGCCATTAATTCCGCAAGCCGTTGGAATTGGCCCAGGAATCGGAAAAGAACTCGGAACACAAAAAGCTTTATTTGAATTTTTAAGAATCAACAAAGCGCCTTTAGTTCTCGATGCCGACGCTTTAAACATTATTTCAGAAAATTTATCTTGGTTAGAATTGGTTCCAGAAGACACCATTTTAACACCTCATCCAAAAGAATTAGAACGCTTGATTGGCAAATGGAATTCAGAATCTGAAAAATTTCAAAAAACAATCGCTTTTTCAGAAAAATATAAAGTTATTGTCGTTATGAAAGGAGCGCCAACATTCATTATAAACAGAACTTCAGTCTACGAAAATACAACTGGAAACGCGGCTTTGGCAACCGCAGGAAGCGGCGACACTTTAACGGGAATCCTGACAAGTCTTTTAGCACAAGGCTATGAACCCAAATACGCTTCAAAATTCGGAGTTTATCTTCATGGTTTAACAGCAGATTTAGCTTTACCAAAAACAGGTTATGAATCCTTCATAGCCTCAGATATCATCAAGAATTTAGGAAAAGCTTTTTTGAGTTTAGAAAAGTAA
- a CDS encoding GNAT family N-acetyltransferase — translation MITKALLEDIPALTTLINSAYRGETSKKGWTTEAHLLEGKRTDEQEMKEIFLDPKNTILKFTENDKIIGSVLLVEKGNQLYLGMLTVSPELQNSGIGKKLLAEAENHAKTLDLSSIIMTVISVREELIAWYKRHGYVDTGEREAFPESEIHVTISEEPLEFIYLEKVV, via the coding sequence ATGATTACAAAAGCATTACTCGAAGACATTCCAGCATTAACAACTTTAATAAATTCAGCATACAGAGGAGAAACCTCTAAAAAAGGCTGGACAACCGAAGCGCATTTACTAGAAGGAAAAAGAACCGACGAACAGGAAATGAAAGAAATCTTTCTTGATCCAAAAAATACGATTCTGAAATTTACAGAGAATGACAAAATTATTGGTTCGGTTTTATTGGTTGAAAAAGGAAATCAATTGTATTTAGGAATGCTGACCGTTTCGCCTGAACTTCAAAACAGCGGAATTGGGAAAAAGCTTTTGGCTGAAGCCGAAAATCATGCTAAAACACTTGATTTATCTAGTATTATTATGACAGTTATTTCGGTTCGTGAAGAACTTATTGCGTGGTACAAACGTCACGGTTATGTTGACACAGGCGAAAGAGAAGCTTTCCCTGAAAGCGAAATTCATGTAACGATTTCAGAAGAACCTTTGGAGTTTATCTATTTAGAGAAGGTTGTTTAG
- a CDS encoding DUF3037 domain-containing protein — MQDNHLYEYAVIRVVPRVEREEFLNIGIILFCKKAKFIKVLFHLNKEKIQALSADFDIEQLECNLTSLEKIANGAKDGGPIAEFEIPERFRWLTAIRSSAIQTSRPHPGLTQDLEKTIQRLFEELVL, encoded by the coding sequence ATGCAAGATAATCACTTATACGAATATGCTGTGATTCGTGTTGTGCCAAGGGTAGAGCGCGAAGAATTCCTGAATATCGGAATCATTTTGTTTTGCAAAAAAGCCAAATTTATAAAGGTTCTTTTTCATCTTAATAAAGAAAAAATACAAGCACTTTCTGCCGATTTCGACATCGAACAATTAGAATGCAATTTAACTTCACTGGAAAAAATCGCAAACGGCGCCAAAGACGGCGGTCCAATTGCTGAGTTTGAGATTCCAGAGCGTTTTCGATGGTTAACGGCAATTAGAAGTTCAGCTATTCAAACTTCAAGACCTCATCCAGGTTTGACTCAGGATTTGGAGAAAACGATCCAACGTTTGTTTGAAGAGCTTGTACTTTAA
- the darT gene encoding type II toxin-antitoxin system toxin DNA ADP-ribosyl transferase DarT: MIDLNKIYLFRMLHIDNMEHVLEYGITKINSINANKNYKAIGDGSLINNRNSFPIHINGKTLKDYIPFYFWCRMPMLYVMQNGFNGVQATSAENVIYCITSVAQIINFKLDYIFTDGHAVNCLSSFHLPNEISTIDEIIDLKVIKDPYWNDPKDLDKKRRKEAEFLVENDIPYEAIGLYAVYNQNAKNRLLQLGIPNDKILIKSEYYF, from the coding sequence GTGATTGATTTAAATAAAATTTATCTTTTTCGGATGTTGCATATTGATAATATGGAACATGTGTTGGAATATGGAATCACTAAAATAAATTCTATTAACGCTAATAAAAATTACAAAGCGATTGGAGATGGGAGTTTAATTAATAATCGTAATTCATTTCCTATTCATATTAATGGAAAAACATTAAAGGATTACATACCGTTTTATTTTTGGTGTAGGATGCCAATGCTATATGTTATGCAAAATGGATTTAACGGAGTTCAAGCAACTTCAGCAGAAAATGTAATTTATTGTATTACATCTGTTGCTCAAATAATAAACTTTAAATTAGATTATATTTTTACAGATGGTCATGCAGTAAATTGTTTGAGTAGTTTTCATCTTCCAAATGAAATTTCAACTATTGATGAAATTATTGATTTAAAGGTAATAAAAGATCCTTATTGGAATGATCCTAAGGATTTAGATAAAAAGAGAAGAAAAGAAGCGGAATTTCTTGTTGAAAATGATATTCCTTACGAGGCGATCGGATTATATGCCGTTTATAATCAAAATGCAAAAAATAGACTTTTGCAATTAGGAATACCAAATGATAAAATTTTAATAAAAAGCGAATACTATTTTTAA